One window of Enterobacter pseudoroggenkampii genomic DNA carries:
- a CDS encoding NAD(P)H-binding protein has product MSQVLITGATGLVGDHLLRLLIQDRRVNYIAAPTRRPLADLSGVFNPHDPQLTDALAQVQDPIDIAFCCLGTTRREAGSKEAFIHADYTLVVDTALTAKKLGAKHFLVVSALGASAGSPFFYNKVKGKMEDALIAQKWEQLTIVRPSMLIGHRDERRFNESILAPLFRILPGNWKAIEARDVARAMLKEGLAPSKAGVNIIPSAKLREIAQGEA; this is encoded by the coding sequence ATGAGTCAGGTATTGATTACCGGGGCTACCGGGTTAGTGGGCGATCATCTGCTGCGGCTGTTGATTCAGGATCGCCGCGTGAACTATATCGCCGCCCCGACGCGTCGACCGCTGGCAGATTTATCTGGCGTCTTTAATCCGCACGATCCTCAGCTGACGGACGCGCTGGCGCAGGTCCAGGATCCTATTGATATCGCCTTTTGCTGTCTGGGCACCACGCGACGGGAGGCGGGCAGCAAAGAGGCATTTATCCACGCCGACTATACGCTGGTGGTGGACACCGCGCTTACGGCGAAAAAGCTGGGGGCCAAACATTTTCTGGTGGTCAGCGCGCTGGGCGCCAGTGCCGGATCGCCTTTCTTCTACAACAAGGTGAAGGGCAAGATGGAGGATGCGCTGATTGCGCAGAAATGGGAGCAGCTGACGATTGTGCGCCCTTCGATGCTGATCGGCCACCGGGACGAGCGCCGCTTTAACGAGTCGATCCTGGCCCCGCTGTTTCGCATCCTTCCCGGCAACTGGAAGGCCATCGAGGCGCGGGACGTCGCGCGGGCGATGTTAAAAGAGGGACTGGCCCCGTCAAAAGCGGGCGTAAACATTATCCCTTCGGCAAAACTGCGTGAAATCGCGCAGGGCGAGGCGTAA
- a CDS encoding YraN family protein — MAQIPAGADRPGQLSRKQTGDAWELRARRWLEGKGLRFIAANVRGRGGEIDLIMKDGQVIVFVEVRFRQSSRFGGAAASVTLAKQHKLLQTAHLWLARHNGSFDTVDCRFDVIAFTGNEIEWLKNAFGEDA; from the coding sequence ATGGCTCAAATACCAGCAGGGGCAGATCGTCCCGGCCAGTTAAGCCGCAAACAGACCGGCGATGCGTGGGAGTTAAGGGCGCGTCGCTGGCTTGAAGGCAAAGGACTGCGCTTTATCGCCGCTAACGTCCGCGGGCGCGGCGGCGAAATTGATCTGATCATGAAAGACGGTCAGGTCATCGTGTTTGTAGAAGTGCGCTTTCGACAGTCCTCCCGTTTTGGCGGTGCTGCCGCCAGCGTGACGCTCGCCAAACAACATAAATTATTACAGACTGCCCACTTGTGGCTTGCCCGCCATAATGGGAGCTTTGATACTGTGGATTGCCGGTTCGATGTGATAGCCTTCACCGGAAATGAGATCGAATGGCTTAAAAACGCTTTTGGCGAAGACGCATAA
- a CDS encoding YhbP family protein — translation METLAAINRWLAKQHVVTWCVYDEGEMWCANAFYYYDPERVAFYVMSEDKTRHAQMTGLQAKVAGTVNGQPKTVALIRGVQFKGEIRRLDGEESDARRKLYTRRFPVAAALKAPVWEIRLDELKFTDNTLGFGKKLHWLRAEQA, via the coding sequence ATGGAAACACTGGCCGCCATTAACCGCTGGCTGGCGAAGCAGCATGTTGTCACCTGGTGCGTCTATGACGAGGGGGAGATGTGGTGCGCTAACGCGTTTTACTACTACGATCCGGAGCGCGTCGCGTTTTATGTCATGAGCGAAGACAAAACGCGTCATGCGCAGATGACTGGCCTGCAGGCGAAGGTCGCGGGCACGGTGAATGGCCAACCGAAAACGGTCGCGCTGATCCGCGGCGTGCAGTTCAAAGGGGAGATCCGTCGTCTGGATGGCGAAGAGAGCGACGCGCGCCGTAAGCTCTACACGCGCCGCTTTCCCGTTGCCGCTGCGCTAAAAGCCCCGGTGTGGGAAATCCGCCTCGATGAGCTGAAATTTACCGACAACACCCTGGGCTTTGGCAAGAAGCTGCACTGGTTACGCGCCGAGCAGGCGTAG
- a CDS encoding type 1 glutamine amidotransferase domain-containing protein produces MGKKIAVLITDEFEDSEFTSPAEAFRKAGHEVITIEKEAGKTVTGHKGEATITIDETIDNVSPSDFDALLLPGGHSPDSLRGDERFVTFTRDFVSTGKPVFAICHGPQLLISAEVVRGRKLTAVKPIVIDLKNAGAEFYDQEVVNDKDQLITSRTPDDLPAFNREALRLLGA; encoded by the coding sequence ATGGGCAAGAAAATCGCAGTCTTGATTACCGACGAGTTCGAAGATTCAGAATTCACCTCGCCTGCAGAGGCGTTCCGCAAGGCAGGACATGAGGTCATCACCATTGAGAAAGAGGCGGGCAAAACGGTGACAGGTCATAAGGGCGAGGCGACCATAACCATTGATGAGACTATCGATAACGTTAGCCCCTCAGATTTCGACGCCCTGCTGTTACCCGGTGGCCATTCCCCGGATTCCCTGCGCGGGGACGAACGCTTCGTGACCTTTACCCGGGACTTTGTCTCTACCGGCAAACCGGTCTTTGCCATCTGTCACGGTCCGCAGCTCCTTATCAGCGCGGAGGTTGTACGCGGGCGTAAGCTCACGGCGGTGAAACCGATCGTTATCGATCTGAAAAATGCGGGCGCCGAGTTTTACGATCAGGAAGTGGTCAACGACAAAGATCAGCTGATCACCAGCCGTACCCCGGACGATCTCCCGGCGTTTAACCGCGAAGCGCTACGCCTGCTCGGCGCGTAA
- the rsmI gene encoding 16S rRNA (cytidine(1402)-2'-O)-methyltransferase yields MKQHETADNSQGQLYIVPTPIGNLSDITQRALTVLQAVDLIAAEDTRHTGLLLQHFAINARLFALHDHNEQQKAETLVAKLKEGQNIALVSDAGTPLINDPGYHLVRTCREAGIRVVPLPGPCAAIAALSAAGLPSDRFCYEGFLPAKSKGRRDVLKDLEAEPRTLIFYESTHRLLESLEDMVTVWGEARYVVLARELTKTWETIHGAPVGELLAWVKEDENRRKGEMVLIVEGHKAEEDALPADALRTLALLQAELPLKKAAALAAEIHGVKKNALYKHALEQQGE; encoded by the coding sequence ATGAAACAACACGAAACGGCAGATAATTCTCAAGGCCAGCTTTATATTGTACCTACTCCTATCGGGAATTTGTCTGATATTACCCAACGTGCGCTCACCGTACTGCAAGCTGTTGATTTAATTGCTGCTGAAGATACCCGCCACACCGGTTTACTGCTGCAACATTTCGCGATTAACGCCCGTTTGTTCGCTCTGCACGATCACAATGAGCAACAAAAAGCCGAAACGCTGGTGGCGAAGCTGAAAGAGGGGCAGAACATCGCCCTGGTCTCCGACGCCGGTACGCCGCTGATCAACGATCCTGGCTATCACCTGGTGCGTACCTGTCGCGAAGCCGGTATTCGCGTTGTGCCCCTGCCGGGTCCATGCGCTGCCATTGCTGCGCTGAGCGCCGCAGGTCTGCCGTCTGACCGTTTCTGCTATGAAGGCTTCCTGCCTGCCAAATCCAAAGGCCGCCGCGACGTCTTAAAAGACCTGGAAGCGGAACCGCGCACCCTGATTTTCTACGAATCCACACACCGCCTGCTGGAGAGCCTGGAAGATATGGTGACCGTCTGGGGAGAAGCCCGCTACGTGGTGCTGGCGCGCGAGCTGACCAAAACCTGGGAAACGATCCACGGCGCGCCGGTGGGTGAACTGCTGGCGTGGGTGAAGGAAGACGAAAACCGCCGCAAGGGCGAAATGGTGCTGATTGTCGAAGGGCACAAGGCGGAAGAAGACGCGCTTCCTGCCGACGCGCTGCGTACGCTGGCGCTGCTGCAGGCGGAACTGCCGCTGAAGAAAGCCGCTGCGCTGGCGGCAGAAATTCACGGCGTGAAGAAAAATGCGCTGTATAAGCATGCGCTGGAGCAGCAGGGGGAGTAA
- the diaA gene encoding DnaA initiator-associating protein DiaA yields the protein MLERIKVCFTESIQTQIAAAEALPDAISRAAMTLVQSLLNGNKILCCGNGTSAANAQHFAASMINRFETERPSLPAIALNTDNVVLTAIANDRLHDEIYAKQVRALGHAGDVLLAISTRGNSRDIVKAVEAAVTRDMTIVALTGYDGGELAGLLGPQDVEIRIPSHRSARIQEMHMLTVNCLCDLIDNTLFPHQDD from the coding sequence GTGCTCGAAAGAATTAAAGTGTGCTTCACAGAAAGCATCCAGACTCAGATTGCCGCGGCGGAAGCCCTTCCGGATGCTATCTCGCGTGCCGCAATGACGCTGGTGCAATCCCTGCTTAATGGCAACAAAATCCTCTGTTGTGGCAACGGCACGTCAGCCGCCAACGCACAGCATTTTGCTGCCAGCATGATCAATCGCTTTGAAACAGAACGCCCGAGTTTACCCGCCATTGCACTTAATACCGATAACGTGGTCTTAACGGCGATTGCTAACGATCGTCTGCATGACGAAATTTACGCAAAGCAGGTGCGAGCCCTGGGTCATGCCGGAGATGTGCTGCTGGCCATCTCTACGCGCGGTAATAGCCGGGATATTGTCAAAGCCGTTGAAGCCGCCGTCACCCGCGACATGACCATCGTGGCCTTAACCGGCTATGACGGGGGTGAGCTGGCGGGTCTGCTTGGGCCGCAGGATGTGGAAATCCGCATTCCGTCTCACCGGAGCGCGCGTATTCAGGAAATGCATATGCTCACGGTGAACTGCTTATGTGACTTGATCGATAACACGCTTTTCCCTCACCAGGATGATTAA
- a CDS encoding enterotoxin — protein MKKIFALSVLALCVSHSAAAANYALNNDNIALSFDDANSTVVVKDNKANHPLTPQELFFLTLPDETKIHTADFTIKHVEKQDNAIVIDFTHPDFNVTVMLNLVKGKYASIDYTIAAVGQPRDVAKITFFPTKKQSQAPYVYGAINSSPIVADSFFILPDKPIVNTYAYEATTNLNVELKTPIQPESPVSFTTWFGTFPEISQLRRSVNQFIDAVRPRPYKPYLHYNSWMDIGFFNPYTEQDVLGRMDEWNKEFITGRGVALDAFLLDDGWDDLTGRWLFGPAFSNGFGKVREKADSLHSSVGLWLSPWGGYNKPRDVRVSHAKEYGFETVDGKLALSGPNYFKNFNEQIVKLIKNEHITSFKLDGMGNANAHIQGSPYASDFDASIALLHNMRSANPNLFINLTTGTNASPSWLFYADSIWRQGDDINLYGPGTPVQQWMTYRDAETYRSIVRKGPLFPLNSLMYHGIVSAENAYYGLEKVQTDSDFADQVWSYFATGTQLQELYITPSMLNKAKWDTLAQAAKWSRDNASVLVDTHWIGGDPTAMQVYGWASWSKDKAILGLRNPSDKPQSYFLDLAKDFEVPTGNAAQFSLKAVYGRNSTVPEAYKNAVVITLQPLETLVFEAMPGK, from the coding sequence ATGAAAAAAATCTTCGCACTCTCAGTGCTGGCCCTGTGCGTTTCCCATAGCGCGGCGGCGGCGAACTACGCGCTCAATAACGACAATATTGCCCTCTCGTTTGATGACGCAAACTCAACGGTAGTGGTTAAGGACAATAAGGCTAACCATCCGCTCACGCCCCAGGAGCTTTTCTTTCTGACGCTGCCGGATGAGACAAAAATCCACACCGCTGATTTCACCATCAAGCACGTCGAAAAGCAGGACAACGCAATTGTCATCGACTTTACCCATCCGGACTTTAACGTGACGGTGATGCTAAACCTGGTGAAGGGAAAATACGCCAGCATCGACTACACCATTGCCGCAGTCGGCCAGCCGCGAGACGTGGCGAAAATTACCTTCTTCCCGACCAAAAAACAGTCTCAGGCCCCCTATGTCTACGGAGCGATTAACAGCTCGCCGATCGTTGCTGATTCATTCTTTATTTTGCCGGACAAGCCCATCGTTAACACTTACGCCTATGAAGCGACCACCAATCTCAACGTAGAACTGAAAACGCCGATCCAGCCAGAGTCGCCGGTCAGTTTTACCACCTGGTTCGGCACTTTCCCGGAAATCAGCCAGCTGCGCCGCAGCGTAAACCAGTTTATTGATGCCGTTCGTCCGCGACCGTACAAGCCTTATCTGCACTACAACAGCTGGATGGATATCGGCTTTTTCAATCCGTACACCGAGCAGGATGTGCTGGGGCGGATGGACGAGTGGAATAAGGAGTTTATTACCGGACGCGGCGTGGCGCTGGACGCCTTCCTGCTGGACGACGGATGGGACGACCTTACCGGGCGCTGGCTATTTGGCCCGGCATTCAGCAACGGTTTTGGCAAGGTTCGGGAAAAAGCCGACAGCCTGCACAGCTCGGTTGGACTGTGGCTCTCACCGTGGGGAGGCTACAACAAGCCGCGCGACGTTCGCGTCTCGCATGCAAAAGAGTATGGGTTCGAAACCGTCGACGGGAAGCTGGCGCTGTCAGGGCCGAACTACTTTAAGAACTTCAATGAGCAGATCGTTAAGCTAATCAAAAACGAACACATTACCTCATTCAAGCTGGACGGGATGGGTAATGCCAACGCGCATATCCAGGGCAGCCCGTATGCCTCGGATTTTGACGCCTCCATCGCCCTGCTGCACAACATGCGCAGCGCCAACCCGAATCTGTTTATCAACCTGACGACAGGTACCAACGCCAGCCCGTCCTGGCTGTTCTATGCCGATTCTATCTGGCGCCAGGGCGATGACATCAACCTGTACGGCCCCGGCACGCCGGTGCAGCAGTGGATGACCTACCGCGATGCGGAAACGTACCGCTCCATTGTGCGCAAAGGCCCGCTGTTCCCGCTGAACTCGCTGATGTACCACGGGATCGTCAGCGCGGAAAACGCCTATTACGGGCTGGAGAAAGTGCAAACGGACAGCGATTTTGCCGACCAGGTCTGGAGCTACTTCGCCACCGGCACGCAGTTGCAGGAGCTGTATATCACCCCGTCAATGCTGAACAAGGCGAAGTGGGATACCCTGGCGCAGGCGGCGAAGTGGTCGCGGGATAACGCCAGCGTGCTGGTGGATACGCACTGGATTGGTGGCGACCCAACGGCGATGCAGGTTTACGGCTGGGCATCCTGGAGCAAGGACAAAGCGATTCTCGGCTTGCGTAACCCGTCGGATAAGCCGCAAAGCTACTTCCTGGATTTGGCGAAAGATTTCGAAGTCCCGACAGGAAACGCGGCGCAGTTTAGTCTGAAAGCGGTGTATGGCCGTAATTCAACCGTGCCGGAGGCGTACAAAAACGCCGTGGTGATTACGCTGCAACCGCTGGAAACGCTGGTGTTTGAGGCGATGCCAGGGAAATAA
- a CDS encoding permease: MTGQSSSQAATPVQLWKPALFFLVVIIGLWYVKWQPYYGKAFTAAETHSIGKSILAQAESSPLQAAWDYAMVYFLAVWKAAVLGVILGSLIQVLIPRNWLVKTLGQPRFQGTLLGTIFSLPGMMCSCCAAPVAAGMRRQRVSMGGALAFWMGNPLLNPATLVFMGFVLGWHFAFIRLVAGLLTVLVVATLVQKLVKDTAEEPAAVELDVSEPQGGFFARWGRALWQLFWSTIPVYILAVLVLGAARVWLFPHADGAIDNTLMWVIAMAVAGCLFVIPTAAEIPIVQTMMLAGMGTAPALALLITLPAISLPSLIMLRKSFPAKALWLTAGLVALSGIMVGSIALL; the protein is encoded by the coding sequence ATGACTGGTCAGTCTTCATCTCAGGCGGCAACACCTGTTCAATTGTGGAAGCCCGCACTCTTCTTTCTCGTGGTCATTATTGGCCTCTGGTACGTGAAATGGCAGCCGTACTACGGCAAAGCCTTCACCGCCGCTGAAACGCACAGCATCGGTAAATCTATTCTCGCTCAGGCTGAGTCCAGCCCGCTGCAGGCGGCGTGGGACTATGCCATGGTCTACTTCCTTGCCGTCTGGAAAGCCGCCGTTTTAGGCGTCATTCTGGGGTCGCTGATTCAGGTGCTGATCCCGCGTAACTGGCTGGTGAAAACCCTCGGTCAGCCGCGCTTTCAGGGCACGCTTCTGGGGACGATTTTCTCCCTGCCAGGCATGATGTGCTCCTGCTGTGCCGCGCCTGTGGCGGCAGGGATGCGCCGCCAGCGCGTGTCGATGGGCGGCGCGCTGGCGTTCTGGATGGGCAACCCGCTGCTCAATCCGGCGACGCTGGTGTTTATGGGCTTTGTGCTGGGCTGGCATTTCGCGTTCATCCGTCTGGTCGCCGGGCTGCTGACCGTGCTGGTGGTGGCGACGCTGGTGCAAAAACTGGTGAAGGATACTGCTGAAGAACCCGCAGCCGTTGAGCTGGACGTCAGCGAGCCGCAGGGCGGGTTCTTTGCGCGCTGGGGCAGGGCGCTATGGCAACTTTTCTGGAGCACCATCCCGGTCTATATCCTGGCGGTACTGGTTCTGGGGGCGGCGCGCGTCTGGCTCTTCCCGCATGCGGATGGCGCTATCGACAACACGCTGATGTGGGTCATTGCGATGGCCGTTGCAGGCTGCCTGTTTGTGATCCCAACGGCGGCGGAGATCCCGATTGTTCAGACCATGATGCTGGCCGGCATGGGCACCGCGCCGGCGCTGGCGCTGCTGATTACGCTGCCGGCGATCAGCCTGCCGTCGCTGATTATGCTGCGTAAGTCATTCCCGGCGAAAGCGCTCTGGCTGACCGCAGGGCTGGTGGCGTTGAGCGGGATTATGGTGGGAAGTATTGCGCTTCTGTGA
- a CDS encoding GIY-YIG nuclease family protein, whose translation MLWCVHLNILNLFTVCWFLYLVRTADNALYTGITTDVARRFLQHQTGKGAKALRGKGELQLAFSAPVGDRSLALRLEYRIKQLTKRQKERLVTGDGSFEALRESLIKSD comes from the coding sequence ATGCTATGGTGCGTTCACCTTAACATACTGAATCTGTTTACCGTGTGCTGGTTTCTCTATCTTGTCCGAACCGCTGATAACGCACTCTACACCGGGATCACCACCGATGTGGCGCGGCGTTTTTTACAACATCAAACGGGGAAAGGGGCAAAAGCACTGCGAGGGAAAGGGGAATTACAGCTCGCCTTTTCGGCGCCCGTCGGTGACCGATCGCTGGCGCTCAGGCTGGAATACCGCATCAAACAGCTGACGAAGCGCCAGAAAGAGCGCCTCGTGACCGGAGACGGCTCCTTTGAGGCGCTACGCGAGAGCCTGATTAAAAGCGATTGA
- a CDS encoding penicillin-binding protein activator, with the protein MVPLTFLRKKATRSVPLLLAALIFAGCGTQAPDQSTAHLQGSAQADSGFYLQQMSQSSNDTKTNWQLLAIRALLKEGKTQRAAELFNQLPKDLNDAQRREQSLLSAELKVALKDYAAAKKILGDIDVSALDKNQQARFWQAGITAEQGRPSLTLLRALVAQEPLLGGADKQKNIDATWQALASMTQEQAQALVINADENVLQGWLDLQQMWFNNRSDPKMLKAGITDWQTRYPQNPGAKMLPTQLVNVQNFKPASTSKIALLLPLNGQAAVFGRTIQQGFEAAKNGTTPVTGSAVPAQAAQAANVNDVVSPSAAETSDLTSAQAPAQGTMQNPVTAPTTPPATAAPATTVPATQAPAETQAAPAPVTTAEQPQQQPAAQPAAQPQAVATTSANPGAELKIYDTSSQPLDQVLAQVQQDGASIVVGPLLKNNVEELMKSNTTLNVLALNQPEQVQNRANICYFALSPEDEARDAARHIHEQGKQAPLLLIPRSALGDRVANAFADEWQKLGGGVVLQQKFGSVSELRAGVNGGAGIALNGSPVTASLPQQQGVTIGGLTIPAPPTDAQISGGGKVDAAYIVATPQEIAFIKPMIAMRNGSQSGATLYASSRSAQGTAGPDFRLEMDGLQYSEIPMLAGSNPALMQQALSTVRNDYSLARLYAMGVDAWALANHFTQMRQVPGFELNGNTGDLTATQDCVINRKLSWLKYQQGQIVPAS; encoded by the coding sequence ATGGTACCGTTAACGTTTCTTCGAAAAAAAGCCACGCGCAGCGTGCCGCTTCTGCTGGCAGCCCTGATCTTTGCAGGCTGTGGCACCCAGGCACCTGACCAGAGCACCGCCCATCTCCAGGGTTCTGCTCAGGCTGATTCTGGCTTTTATCTGCAACAAATGTCGCAGAGTTCAAATGATACCAAGACCAACTGGCAATTACTCGCCATTCGTGCACTGCTGAAAGAGGGTAAAACCCAGCGGGCAGCCGAGCTGTTTAACCAGTTGCCAAAAGATCTTAACGACGCCCAGCGTCGCGAGCAGAGCCTGCTCTCTGCCGAGCTGAAAGTCGCGCTGAAAGATTACGCCGCCGCGAAGAAGATCCTCGGGGATATTGACGTGAGCGCGCTGGATAAAAATCAGCAGGCACGCTTCTGGCAGGCGGGCATTACCGCTGAGCAAGGACGCCCTTCGCTGACCTTGCTCCGCGCGCTCGTCGCGCAAGAGCCACTGCTTGGCGGTGCCGATAAGCAGAAAAATATCGATGCCACCTGGCAAGCGCTGGCGTCGATGACGCAGGAACAGGCGCAGGCGCTGGTCATCAACGCGGATGAAAACGTCCTGCAGGGCTGGCTGGATCTGCAGCAGATGTGGTTTAACAACCGCAGCGATCCTAAGATGTTGAAAGCCGGCATTACGGACTGGCAGACGCGCTACCCGCAAAACCCGGGCGCGAAAATGCTGCCAACCCAGCTAGTGAACGTGCAGAACTTTAAGCCTGCGTCTACCAGCAAAATCGCTTTGCTGCTGCCGCTCAACGGCCAGGCGGCGGTGTTTGGCCGTACCATTCAGCAGGGCTTTGAAGCGGCGAAAAACGGCACCACCCCGGTAACCGGCAGCGCGGTTCCTGCGCAGGCGGCTCAGGCGGCTAACGTGAATGATGTTGTCAGCCCATCTGCCGCAGAGACCAGCGACCTGACCTCGGCGCAAGCGCCGGCGCAGGGCACGATGCAAAACCCGGTGACGGCTCCGACGACGCCGCCAGCTACAGCGGCACCGGCTACTACAGTACCTGCGACCCAGGCTCCGGCCGAGACGCAAGCGGCACCTGCACCTGTCACAACAGCAGAGCAACCTCAACAGCAACCCGCGGCCCAACCTGCCGCGCAGCCGCAGGCTGTGGCAACCACCAGCGCCAACCCGGGCGCTGAGTTGAAAATCTACGACACCAGTTCGCAGCCGCTTGATCAGGTGCTGGCACAGGTTCAACAGGACGGGGCGAGCATCGTTGTCGGTCCGCTGCTGAAAAACAACGTGGAAGAGCTGATGAAGAGCAATACCACGCTGAACGTGCTGGCGCTCAACCAGCCGGAGCAGGTTCAGAACCGGGCCAATATTTGCTACTTCGCGCTCTCTCCTGAAGATGAAGCCCGCGATGCGGCGCGTCATATTCACGAGCAGGGTAAGCAGGCTCCGCTGCTGCTCATCCCACGCAGCGCGCTGGGCGATCGCGTGGCCAATGCCTTTGCCGATGAGTGGCAGAAGCTGGGCGGCGGCGTGGTGCTGCAGCAGAAATTCGGTTCCGTCTCTGAACTGCGCGCGGGCGTAAACGGCGGGGCGGGCATCGCGCTTAACGGCAGTCCTGTCACCGCGAGCCTGCCACAGCAGCAGGGCGTGACGATTGGCGGCCTGACGATCCCTGCCCCACCTACCGACGCGCAGATCAGCGGTGGCGGTAAAGTGGATGCGGCCTATATCGTTGCCACGCCGCAGGAGATCGCCTTTATCAAACCGATGATTGCGATGCGTAACGGCAGCCAGAGCGGCGCAACGCTCTACGCCAGCTCCCGCAGCGCGCAGGGCACCGCAGGCCCGGATTTCCGTCTGGAAATGGACGGTCTGCAGTACAGCGAAATCCCGATGCTGGCAGGCAGCAACCCGGCGCTGATGCAGCAGGCGCTGAGTACCGTACGTAACGATTATTCGCTGGCCCGTCTGTATGCGATGGGTGTCGATGCATGGGCGCTGGCGAACCACTTTACCCAGATGCGTCAGGTGCCGGGCTTTGAGCTTAACGGCAACACCGGCGATCTGACCGCGACTCAGGACTGCGTGATCAACAGGAAGTTATCATGGCTCAAATACCAGCAGGGGCAGATCGTCCCGGCCAGTTAA
- a CDS encoding Fic family protein gives MSRYQPPFTITPFILNQVVEIGELLGHWAAHSGRTSPLLRKDNRIRTIQASLAIEHNSLTTGQVTAIMDGKRVLAPEKDIQEVRNAILAYEKLPEWKPWKLNDLLSAHRLLMMGLVDHPGKLRNGDVGVYRGNQLVHMAPPASQMNRLIDDLLSRLKQTDLHPLIASSVFHYEFEFIHPFSDGNGRMGRLWQTLILSQWRAELAWLPVETLIHFQQARYYQILGQCDRASDCTVFVEFMLQNMADALREGINMPSVMSEKMSEELSEKENAILELLTVQPQMTAVMLASVLGVTSRTAERYLHSLQTKGKLKRIGARKGGSWQVMA, from the coding sequence ATGAGCCGCTATCAGCCTCCGTTCACCATCACACCCTTTATCCTCAATCAGGTGGTTGAGATTGGTGAGCTATTAGGGCATTGGGCGGCACATTCTGGTAGGACTTCGCCACTTCTCCGTAAAGATAATCGTATTAGAACCATTCAGGCCTCGCTAGCCATTGAACATAACTCGCTGACGACAGGGCAGGTGACGGCAATCATGGATGGCAAACGCGTACTTGCTCCTGAAAAAGATATTCAGGAAGTACGCAACGCTATCCTGGCATATGAGAAATTGCCCGAATGGAAGCCCTGGAAGCTCAATGACTTACTCAGTGCGCACCGATTATTGATGATGGGTCTGGTCGATCATCCCGGAAAGCTCAGAAATGGGGACGTAGGGGTATACCGTGGAAACCAGTTAGTTCACATGGCTCCGCCAGCCTCGCAGATGAATCGCCTTATCGACGATCTTCTTTCCCGGCTTAAGCAAACCGATCTTCACCCGCTGATTGCCAGCTCGGTATTTCATTACGAGTTTGAGTTTATTCATCCCTTTTCGGATGGAAATGGCCGCATGGGGCGGCTGTGGCAAACGTTGATATTAAGCCAGTGGCGTGCAGAGCTTGCATGGCTGCCCGTTGAGACACTGATTCACTTCCAGCAAGCGCGCTATTACCAGATTTTAGGGCAATGCGATCGGGCCAGTGATTGCACGGTATTCGTGGAATTTATGCTGCAAAATATGGCCGACGCTTTGCGGGAAGGCATAAACATGCCGTCCGTCATGTCGGAAAAAATGTCGGAAGAATTGTCGGAAAAGGAAAACGCTATCCTTGAGCTTCTTACCGTTCAACCACAAATGACTGCAGTGATGTTGGCCTCTGTATTGGGCGTGACTTCCCGCACCGCGGAACGATATCTCCATTCTTTGCAAACAAAAGGTAAATTAAAACGCATCGGGGCAAGGAAAGGGGGGAGCTGGCAGGTCATGGCTTAA
- the dolP gene encoding division/outer membrane stress-associated lipid-binding lipoprotein, with protein MKALSTLAVLMSALLLQGCIAAAVVGTAAVGTKAATDPRSVGTQVDDGTLELRVNSALSKDEQIKKEARINVTAYQGKVLLAGQAPNMELASRAKQIAMGVEGTTEVFNEVRQGKPIGLGDASSDTWITTKVRSQLLGSDQVKSSNVKVTTENGEVFLLGLVTDREGKAAADIASRVSGVKHVTTAFTYIK; from the coding sequence ATGAAGGCTTTATCGACCCTCGCAGTCCTTATGTCTGCATTACTGCTTCAGGGATGTATCGCTGCGGCCGTTGTGGGTACCGCCGCAGTAGGCACCAAAGCGGCAACCGATCCGCGCTCTGTGGGGACACAGGTGGATGACGGTACGCTGGAGCTGCGCGTCAACAGTGCGCTGTCGAAAGACGAACAGATCAAGAAAGAGGCGCGTATTAACGTGACGGCTTACCAGGGCAAAGTGCTGCTGGCAGGCCAGGCGCCGAATATGGAACTCGCCTCTCGTGCGAAACAAATCGCAATGGGCGTTGAAGGAACCACAGAGGTGTTTAACGAAGTGCGTCAGGGCAAGCCAATTGGTTTAGGTGATGCCTCTTCCGATACCTGGATCACCACCAAAGTGCGTTCCCAGCTGCTGGGCTCGGACCAGGTGAAATCCTCCAACGTGAAAGTGACGACTGAAAACGGCGAAGTGTTCCTGCTGGGTCTGGTGACCGACCGTGAAGGGAAAGCGGCGGCCGATATCGCCAGCCGGGTGAGCGGCGTGAAGCACGTCACCACCGCGTTTACTTACATTAAATAA